taaaaataattgttgacAGTAGTTaagaaagtataaaaatatttgttataaatgTACTGGTACccataatatttgtattagtATTTAACCCTATTTGccaactaaatttaaaaagccttAATAATAATCTAAAGAGTACCCACACATTAGtattaaaaatccaaaaccTTTCTCAAGAAAAATGAGGTATGCGTAGCTAAATGCAGTgagtataaataatattataaattaaatatggataaaaatgacaataaaaatttccagagagaaagtttaaacaagtgttttgtttttggtgcaaGATGAATTACCACGAAAACAATATGCCGTTGAACTCTGTGAATGGCGGCTATAATTACCAGACTTATATATATGCTAGTAATGGACACAAAAGAATGCTTTAGTCGCAGATATTGTTTTCCCATTAAAGTCAAATTATTCGGCGCTCTACACGTTTAGTCATTTCAAGTCAGCCAAAGGCAACAGGTTATAAAGTCCTTTTAAGAAAAcctaaaatgcagttttattccaTTATCTGCTTAATTTTTTCCTTACTTGGTTGTGTTTTATCTCTAAAAAATCGTAAGTGTAATGTTTAtgcttataatataaataaaaaattaatatttaatatttttctttatcacTAAGCTATCTGTGGTGTTAAATATGAAGGCGTCGGCCCatgtaaaatgttaattacGAAAATCGTTTATATACCAAGCCAAAACATTTGCAAGACGGTGCACATAGGTGGATGTTCAGCTAAAGGAACTTTCTTTAAGAGTATTAAAGAATGTGAAACAAGGTGCAAGGAATAGACTAATAAATTGTAGaggtaatataaaaataaacaaaccgaAAAATCCAAAGCACgtcttttatttgcaattattgAAAAATGGAAATCTTTTGAATGCAGGTATAATTCTATTAGTCGcggttattaattaatataagcAACAAATAGTGTAGTGTTTCTGTTCTTTTAGTCGTTATACATCAGTCGAAAAGAATTGCTTTGTCTGCTCTTTAAGAAATACctcaaaatgtatatattttcaattctCTGCTTGCTTTCTATACTTGGTTCTCTTTTGGCTCTGAAAAATCGTGagtatttacaaataaaaaaaatatatttcataatatttgtaaatttttagcAATCTGCGCTGACAGTTTGCTTGGCTTTGGGGTATGTAATACTATAATTACTCGAATTGGTTATAACCCTTGGACCAACGACTGCACATCAAAGAACTTCGTGGCATGTGGTGTCTACGGAACTGCTTACAATAGTATAAAGGAGTGTGAAGATAAATGTAAAGAGTAAAGATAAGAAATAAAGGGGACATCTAAAACAGGTTCTAAAAAATTGGGAGTAACCGAGATCTTAATGGTAATGCAGTtgatttaaacgaatttaattggTCGCAGATatgtaaatcaattttaaatcgTTCAGTGTGCTGATCCTAAGTCATTTCACATCTTCCGAGAGTGTGTCAGgaaatttacttattttttaatttaaatataaagtaatctattttgtttattttctagCAATCAACGTGAAGAGATTTAAAGGGTTAGCTAAAACTTTTCCTATTTGTCAGAAAGTCGTTAAGACATCAACAACTTCGCTCCTGTTGCCTTCTTCTCCTCATCGCTCCATACACCCTTTAGCCATTTTTGTATtcatatttcgttttttttagaaaacttaTGCCCAGGGCAAAACTAAAGCCATGAAAGCATAATGACAACCCCGACGACAAGTGCGCGTAATGGCTGAATAACAACAAAGTTGAGAAGTGGAAGAAATGGcagcaggacgaaggacgaaagAGAAGGGAATAAAACTTGGTAGACAATTAGCAATGGGGCGCAAATGTGCATTTTTCGGATTCCAGTCCGGTTTTTCTTCGAAACGGAGAAcaaaaatttggagtataaagccactaaaactaaaataatatatgaGTTTAGACCGAAAATGTTAAACACTAAATTTATTCCAATAACAGGGTTATGTggcaattttaaatgaattaaattatattccattataattttaatattttcggaaaaatttttgataacaaaattatttatattaaactcAGGTTACTTAACAGTTCTAGGATTTTTGCCATTCTTTTAAATGTTACTTATTTTTTCTCGATTTTTaagtcaattttattttcttcaagtGCAGCTATTTTGAAGCCTCCATCGCGACAACATTAATTAGATTAAAATGCCTACAAATCATTTTGGAACGGCACCCGAGTGGCAGCCTTTGGATTTCGCAGCGAGTAAGCTCGGTAAGCTCACACATTATTCACACGCTTCGGAGCGCGCAATTTCCCGCCATTTcacaaaatgcaaattgcgCACAACCAAAACAAGATGGAAAAATACGGAATAAAAATCGGTGCAAGCCCCGAGCAATTTAAAGCAGTGCCGAGCAGGGATAACACAATCGAAATCAGTCCgaaaatagaaagaaaaaaaagaaaacagcaCCGGGGGTCCATCCCGAAACAATTACAAAACTATAAGCCTCCAAAGGATTCGCGccgcaaataaacaaaaaatgcaaatcgGCTAGGAGTCACTACATAAAAGGGGGTATGGAAAACCAGGGGAATCCCCCAGAGATATCCACACAAATTGTACGTTATCAGCAGTGGGATCGACTTTGGTGTTGCCCTGCAATAAGCGGGTCTTAATTGGGTTCTCACACCCCCGAAAAGATTTTGGCCATGTTATATGGAGTAATTTGGTATCTGTGCGAAAAAAATCTCTGGCCAGCATAATTAAAGAGTGCCATGAGTAATGGCCCCTGGCTAAGATGTGAGCTCACAAAGCTCATGTTAATTACAGAATAAGTCCCTTTTCGTATGGCAACAATGTGTGGATTTACTTGGGACTCAACGCCCAGCCAAGtcgtttaaaaaatccttagCAACGAAATTTCTCTGATTCGTACattacagaatttttttaaaacagttttttaaacatttttaattttctgttgaattaacagagtataaaaaaatgaaatatatttactatTTATAAGGTAACTGTtcctgctttttatttttgtcttaaaaatatataaatacagcATACAAAAGGTATCTGTTTTACTAGTCGTATACTTGATTTCAAAACCCAACGAATGTATTTTTGCAATATGGTTCTTTTTACACCGACATTGTAATTTATCGATcctgttatttaaaaaaaaattaaataaaataaaaatgggaaaTACATTTCTGAAGTAGAATgccttttaacatttttattttattttcctttgccCAACCCTCAATTAAACCGAACAATTACTCACAGCGTGCTGGCTGGCAGAGCACTTTCCGCAACTGACAGACTGAAGAGTAAAGTCCCCTGCCGTTTATAGTCGCCAACTTCCAACATCCCCCTCTGCTTAAcacattcaataaataaaagggGGAATTTCACTTTCAGCTCAACACTTTACCCAGAAACACTTGCACTCCTTTCGAAGGGACGATGCTGAGGCATCCTTTTGGCCAAAGCCCTGCTTTCCGGCCTTTGTTTTTGCGCTTTTGTTGTTAGGGTGCCGCAAAATGCCTTAATC
The genomic region above belongs to Drosophila takahashii strain IR98-3 E-12201 chromosome 2L, DtakHiC1v2, whole genome shotgun sequence and contains:
- the Sfp23F gene encoding boophilin-H2; translated protein: MYIFSILCLLSILGSLLALKNPICADSLLGFGVCNTIITRIGYNPWTNDCTSKNFVACGVYGTAYNSIKECEDKCKE
- the LOC108068781 gene encoding tabkunin 2 gives rise to the protein MQFYSIICLIFSLLGCVLSLKNPICGVKYEGVGPCKMLITKIVYIPSQNICKTVHIGGCSAKGTFFKSIKECETRCKE